A DNA window from Amycolatopsis sp. DSM 110486 contains the following coding sequences:
- a CDS encoding sigma-E factor regulatory protein RseB domain-containing protein, giving the protein MDPKKKAITAAVVGTALGVGGLVVVAMPASAGDAPKLPAISAEDLVQSVMTADPGPFDGTVSVSNDLGLPAVGGAIPGMSALNVDSAHVFSDGTGKAKISLTNGASQETIVRDGTTVWDYHSSNNSATKTTIPADVATQHDMGAGELADPATATKELLAKVRENSTVSVDGTANVADRPAYELVFTPKPTERTLLREIRVAVDSQTRMPLRLSVLSNGTTAPALQVAFTDVKFAPQSADLFTFTPPQGAKVTEKTAKVDDQTKALADEAKQDTKLVGDGWDTVITGKVPADALSGKKPAGASGAEGRNADPQQLLSRFAKRVNGTWGSGYLFTTKVGGAVLTDDGRFAAGAVPEQVLYEALGQK; this is encoded by the coding sequence ATGGATCCGAAGAAGAAGGCCATCACCGCGGCCGTCGTCGGCACCGCTCTGGGGGTCGGGGGGCTCGTGGTGGTCGCGATGCCGGCTTCGGCCGGAGACGCGCCGAAGCTGCCGGCGATCAGCGCCGAGGACCTGGTGCAGTCGGTGATGACGGCCGACCCCGGTCCGTTCGACGGCACCGTCAGCGTGAGCAACGACCTCGGCCTGCCGGCCGTGGGCGGCGCGATCCCGGGGATGAGCGCGCTGAACGTCGACTCCGCGCACGTGTTCAGCGACGGCACCGGCAAGGCCAAGATCTCGCTGACCAACGGCGCTTCGCAGGAGACGATCGTCCGCGACGGCACCACCGTGTGGGACTACCACTCCAGCAACAACTCGGCCACGAAGACGACCATCCCGGCCGACGTCGCCACCCAGCACGACATGGGCGCGGGCGAGCTGGCCGACCCGGCCACGGCGACCAAGGAACTGCTGGCCAAGGTGCGTGAGAACAGCACCGTCTCCGTGGACGGCACGGCGAACGTCGCCGACCGGCCGGCCTACGAGCTGGTCTTCACCCCGAAGCCGACCGAACGCACGCTGCTGCGCGAAATCCGCGTGGCCGTGGACTCGCAGACGCGCATGCCGCTGCGGCTTTCCGTGCTGAGCAACGGAACCACGGCGCCGGCGCTGCAGGTGGCGTTCACCGACGTGAAGTTCGCGCCGCAGTCGGCCGACCTGTTCACCTTCACGCCGCCGCAGGGCGCCAAGGTCACGGAGAAGACCGCGAAGGTCGACGACCAGACCAAGGCGCTGGCCGACGAGGCCAAGCAGGACACCAAGCTCGTCGGTGACGGCTGGGACACCGTGATCACGGGCAAGGTGCCGGCCGATGCGCTGTCCGGCAAGAAGCCGGCCGGCGCCTCCGGGGCCGAGGGCCGAAACGCCGACCCGCAGCAGCTGCTCAGCCGCTTCGCCAAGCGCGTGAACGGCACCTGGGGCAGCGGCTACCTGTTCACCACCAAGGTCGGCGGCGCGGTGCTGACCGACGACGGGCGGTTCGCCGCCGGTGCGGTGCCGGAGCAGGTGCTGTACGAGGCGCTGGGCCAGAAGTGA
- a CDS encoding response regulator transcription factor — protein MMKFVKPRVLVVDDEPGVLKALQRGLRAEDMDVVTAADGPSGLRLARTGAFDVVLLDIMLPGLSGYRVLQQLRAENVTTPVLLVSAKDGEIDQADGLDLGADGYLVKPFSFVVLVAQVRAVLRRAGPDASRGTLRLGSLEVDRALRQVRWDGTEVPLSPREFGLLEVLVSRAGTVVTKDELLRAVWGEEQAVTRNLVEVYVGYVRRKLDAVGAGALLRTVRGHGYLASDAQLDEVM, from the coding sequence ATGATGAAGTTCGTGAAACCTCGGGTGCTGGTGGTCGACGACGAGCCGGGCGTGCTCAAGGCGCTGCAACGCGGCCTGCGAGCGGAGGACATGGACGTGGTCACGGCGGCCGACGGGCCGTCCGGGCTGCGGCTGGCGCGCACCGGCGCGTTCGACGTCGTGCTGCTCGACATCATGCTGCCCGGCCTGTCGGGCTACCGCGTGCTGCAGCAGCTGCGCGCGGAGAACGTGACGACGCCGGTACTGCTCGTGTCCGCCAAGGACGGCGAGATCGACCAGGCCGACGGGCTCGACCTCGGTGCCGACGGTTACCTCGTGAAGCCGTTCTCGTTCGTCGTGCTGGTCGCGCAGGTGCGCGCGGTGCTGCGGCGCGCCGGGCCCGACGCTTCGCGCGGCACGCTGCGGCTCGGCTCGCTTGAGGTGGACCGCGCGTTGCGGCAGGTGCGCTGGGACGGCACCGAAGTGCCGCTGTCGCCGCGGGAGTTCGGGCTGCTGGAGGTGCTCGTGAGCCGCGCCGGCACGGTCGTCACGAAGGACGAGCTGCTGCGCGCGGTCTGGGGCGAGGAGCAAGCCGTGACGCGCAACCTCGTCGAGGTCTACGTCGGTTACGTGCGGCGCAAGCTCGACGCGGTCGGCGCCGGCGCGCTGCTGCGGACCGTGCGCGGCCACGGCTACCTCGCGTCCGACGCGCAGCTGGACGAGGTCATGTGA